CGCCTTATCGTGTCGTAGTGCGTAAGCTCTTAGCTGCCGGATTTTTCCCCACAGGACAAAGCGGTAGCCATGTCAAATTCCAAGGAACCCGCGACAGCCGAGAACGGTCTGTCATAGTGCCTCGGCACAGAGAGATTCCCGTAGGCACGCTAGGGAGTATTCTGCGTCAGGCCGGGCTATCTACTGAAGAGTTCGATTCCCTATAACGGATTCTTCTCAGCTACTTCGGCCGGACGGCGTCGAGGACGGCGCGGCCGGTGGCCTCCCACAGGGTCTCTCCAAAGGCACGACCATATTCCACGTCGTCACCGGTGCGCCGCGTGAGGCGGACGCAGAAGTTGGCGAGGGGCTCTTCCTCGCCGGGGAGCAGGGCGCCGGGGGTGTGGAACTCGAAGGACCAGTCGTCGACCATCATGCGGTAGACGAGCAGCCACCACGCCCAGGGGTCCGTGCTGAAGCGAGGCGGGGGCGTCGGCTGGAACTCCGAGTTGACGAGCGCCCACATCCACGGCTTGTCGTGGATCACGCGCTCGTAGAGCACCTCGTCCATGAGGGGGCCGGCGGGCATTCCG
The sequence above is drawn from the Chloroflexota bacterium genome and encodes:
- a CDS encoding type II toxin-antitoxin system HicA family toxin produces the protein MRKLLAAGFFPTGQSGSHVKFQGTRDSRERSVIVPRHREIPVGTLGSILRQAGLSTEEFDSL